One genomic window of Halorubrum hochsteinianum includes the following:
- a CDS encoding TRAM domain-containing protein, giving the protein MEISEKLLCLFSADVRETDDGEFVVDVPKREVETGALEPGETYRVALVARDGSADAAADGADDSASHGGDGPQPPVEPGEMRYVEIEDLGKQGDGIARVERGYVIIVPDTEVGERVKIEVTEVKSNFAVGEVVEEAV; this is encoded by the coding sequence ATGGAAATCTCCGAGAAGCTCCTCTGTCTGTTCAGCGCGGACGTTCGCGAGACCGACGACGGCGAGTTCGTCGTCGACGTGCCGAAACGAGAGGTCGAGACCGGGGCGCTGGAGCCGGGCGAGACGTACCGCGTCGCGCTCGTCGCGCGCGACGGGTCCGCCGACGCGGCGGCCGACGGGGCCGACGACTCCGCGTCGCACGGCGGCGACGGCCCGCAGCCGCCGGTCGAGCCCGGCGAGATGCGGTACGTCGAGATCGAGGACCTCGGCAAGCAGGGCGACGGGATCGCCCGCGTCGAGCGCGGCTACGTGATTATCGTCCCCGACACCGAGGTCGGCGAGCGCGTGAAGATCGAAGTGACGGAAGTGAAGTCCAACTTCGCCGTCGGCGAGGTCGTCGAAGAGGCGGTCTAA
- a CDS encoding PPOX class F420-dependent oxidoreductase, with protein sequence MIPESHVDILEAESYAHFATVGPDGLPHVTPVWVDHEDREHVLVNTARGRRKERNVRNNPKVGVSVLDPDDPYRYVSVRGEAELTEEGAREHIDELARRYFAREHIDELARRYFGVDEYPHHDEEEGARVIVKIPAENVATSG encoded by the coding sequence GTGATACCCGAGTCCCACGTCGACATCCTCGAAGCCGAGTCGTACGCGCACTTCGCCACCGTCGGGCCGGACGGGCTCCCCCACGTCACCCCGGTGTGGGTCGACCACGAGGACCGGGAGCACGTCCTCGTGAACACCGCCCGCGGGCGACGCAAGGAGCGGAACGTCCGGAACAATCCGAAAGTCGGCGTCAGCGTGCTCGACCCCGACGACCCGTACCGCTACGTCTCCGTCCGCGGCGAGGCCGAACTGACCGAGGAGGGCGCGCGCGAACACATCGACGAACTCGCCCGCCGCTACTTCGCGCGCGAACACATCGACGAACTCGCCCGCCGCTACTTCGGCGTCGACGAGTACCCGCACCACGACGAGGAGGAGGGCGCGCGGGTGATCGTCAAGATACCCGCCGAGAACGTCGCCACGAGCGGGTGA
- a CDS encoding TrmB family transcriptional regulator — MDDRTLTDLLRRFGLSDKEVDTYLSLLEHGEAKASTVADAAGVSKRYVYSVSESLAERGFVEVNDHVVPTTIRANPPEEVIERLRADVDAMRPGLAERYSRVERQAEQFEVIKSRVTVLKRVRSLLEDAEAEVTLSLTAGQVPEVSEELADAVDRGVLVLLVVSDADGDLDADDPALSGVANVVRTWGEAMPTLLTVDSAAGVVAPPELLRRSTTDRQAIAFAQEQLAPVIVGSFLGNYWPAATELAVAEPAALPAEYTNFRHTVLQATLRLRAGDPPRVTVAGRRTDDDESVDLVGRVVETRQGMVEPTNNEFPVEHSLVVETDGGEITVGGQGAFVEDVEADLVRIEPDDE, encoded by the coding sequence ATGGACGACCGGACGCTGACGGACCTCCTCCGACGCTTCGGACTCTCCGACAAGGAGGTCGACACCTATCTCAGTCTGCTCGAACACGGCGAGGCGAAGGCCAGCACCGTCGCCGACGCGGCGGGCGTCTCGAAGCGGTACGTCTACAGCGTGAGCGAGTCGCTGGCGGAGCGCGGCTTCGTCGAGGTGAACGACCACGTCGTGCCGACCACCATCCGGGCGAACCCGCCCGAGGAGGTGATAGAACGGCTCCGCGCCGACGTCGACGCGATGCGGCCCGGGCTGGCGGAGCGGTACTCCCGCGTGGAGCGGCAGGCGGAACAGTTCGAGGTTATCAAATCGCGGGTCACGGTCCTCAAGCGGGTCCGGTCGCTGCTCGAAGACGCCGAGGCCGAGGTGACGCTGTCGCTCACCGCCGGACAGGTCCCGGAGGTCAGCGAGGAACTCGCGGACGCGGTCGACCGCGGCGTCCTCGTCCTCCTCGTCGTCTCCGACGCGGATGGGGACCTCGACGCGGACGACCCCGCGCTGTCGGGGGTCGCGAACGTCGTGCGGACGTGGGGCGAGGCGATGCCGACGCTGCTCACCGTCGACTCCGCGGCCGGCGTCGTCGCCCCGCCGGAGCTCCTCCGCCGGTCGACGACCGACCGGCAGGCCATCGCCTTCGCGCAGGAGCAGCTCGCGCCGGTGATCGTCGGCTCCTTCCTCGGGAACTACTGGCCCGCGGCGACCGAACTGGCGGTCGCCGAGCCCGCGGCGCTCCCGGCCGAGTACACGAACTTCAGACACACGGTCCTCCAGGCGACGCTGCGGCTCCGCGCCGGGGACCCGCCGCGCGTGACCGTCGCCGGCCGGCGGACCGACGACGACGAGTCGGTCGACCTCGTCGGGCGCGTCGTCGAGACGAGACAGGGGATGGTGGAGCCGACGAACAACGAGTTCCCGGTCGAGCACTCGCTCGTCGTCGAGACCGACGGCGGCGAGATCACCGTGGGCGGACAGGGCGCGTTCGTCGAGGACGTCGAGGCCGACCTCGTCCGGATCGAACCGGACGACGAGTGA
- a CDS encoding class I SAM-dependent methyltransferase: MKGQDWYQADEVAEEYDDVRFSGGGQLIDRREKEAVLSALGPVDPGHRVLEVACGTGRFTTMLADQGADVVGLDVSREMLEQAREKVAAAGHADAVEFLRGDASRLPFPDDHFDTVVAMRFFHLMDDPVPFARELCRVSRDQVFFDTFNSRSLRTLYTWLLPMGSRLYSERQVAAMLGEAGLTLANEEHDFVLPYGFYRELPGAVAKPFRALDELAGNTIPGDYVASVSYWDARVADEK, translated from the coding sequence GTGAAGGGACAGGACTGGTACCAGGCCGACGAGGTCGCCGAGGAGTACGACGACGTCCGGTTCTCCGGCGGGGGACAGCTCATCGACCGGCGAGAGAAAGAGGCCGTCCTCTCCGCGCTGGGTCCCGTCGATCCGGGCCACCGCGTGCTGGAGGTCGCCTGCGGCACCGGGCGGTTCACGACGATGCTCGCCGATCAGGGCGCGGACGTCGTCGGACTCGACGTCTCCCGCGAGATGCTCGAACAGGCCCGCGAGAAGGTCGCGGCCGCCGGCCACGCCGACGCGGTCGAGTTCCTCCGCGGCGACGCCTCGCGGCTCCCGTTCCCGGACGACCACTTCGACACGGTCGTGGCGATGCGCTTTTTCCACCTCATGGACGACCCGGTCCCGTTCGCGCGGGAGCTCTGCCGGGTCAGCCGCGATCAGGTGTTCTTCGACACGTTCAACAGCCGCAGCCTGCGGACGCTGTACACTTGGCTGCTCCCCATGGGCTCGCGGCTCTACTCCGAGCGGCAGGTGGCCGCCATGCTCGGCGAGGCGGGGCTCACGCTCGCGAACGAGGAACACGACTTCGTGCTGCCGTACGGGTTCTACCGCGAGCTTCCGGGCGCGGTCGCGAAGCCGTTCCGGGCGCTCGACGAGCTCGCCGGGAACACGATCCCCGGCGACTACGTCGCCTCGGTGTCGTACTGGGACGCCAGAGTGGCGGACGAGAAGTAG
- a CDS encoding FAD-dependent oxidoreductase, with amino-acid sequence MTNGPTGARDVVVVGGGVAGLSAAVFTARNGLDTLVVDPGESILRRNARLENFPGFPLGVDPRRLLDLLGEQAAEAGADRLDARVTRIETIDPGDDAADGARFVVETDADERDGAVRARYVVAATKNEVGYLETLDGVGILDRGKSYVDADERGRTGVDGLYAAGRLAEKPHQAAVCAGHGAEVGVTILEDDDALFYHDWVAPEGYFTDRGRDVPPGCEEVNADERREREAAALDAIPERFAEPHPDPQETHPSLEE; translated from the coding sequence ATGACCAATGGGCCGACCGGCGCGCGCGACGTTGTCGTCGTCGGGGGCGGCGTCGCCGGCCTCTCCGCGGCCGTCTTCACGGCCCGGAACGGGCTCGACACGCTCGTCGTCGACCCCGGGGAGTCGATCCTCCGCCGGAACGCGCGGCTGGAGAACTTCCCCGGTTTCCCGCTCGGCGTCGACCCCCGCCGGCTCCTCGACCTGCTCGGCGAGCAGGCGGCGGAGGCGGGCGCGGACCGACTCGACGCCCGGGTCACCCGGATCGAGACGATCGATCCGGGCGACGACGCCGCGGACGGCGCTCGGTTCGTCGTCGAGACCGACGCTGACGAGCGTGACGGCGCGGTCCGGGCCCGGTACGTCGTCGCGGCGACGAAGAACGAGGTAGGCTACCTCGAGACCCTCGACGGGGTCGGAATCCTCGACCGCGGGAAGTCGTACGTCGACGCGGACGAGCGCGGTCGGACCGGCGTCGACGGACTGTACGCGGCCGGCCGACTCGCGGAGAAGCCGCACCAGGCCGCGGTCTGCGCCGGCCACGGCGCGGAGGTCGGGGTGACGATTCTGGAGGACGACGACGCGCTCTTCTACCACGACTGGGTCGCGCCCGAGGGCTACTTCACCGACCGCGGCCGCGACGTGCCGCCGGGCTGCGAGGAGGTCAACGCCGACGAGCGCCGGGAACGCGAGGCGGCCGCGCTCGACGCGATCCCCGAGCGGTTCGCGGAGCCGCACCCGGACCCGCAGGAGACCCACCCGAGCCTAGAGGAGTGA
- a CDS encoding DUF7511 domain-containing protein, giving the protein MSTSTSSARVRDGSPELVCKRTDGDDGGGEVTFFERDVDPDERTTRWVTVREADCIPREEWR; this is encoded by the coding sequence ATGTCCACGTCCACGTCATCCGCACGTGTTCGCGACGGGTCGCCGGAGCTCGTCTGTAAACGGACCGACGGCGACGACGGCGGCGGCGAGGTGACGTTCTTCGAGCGGGACGTCGACCCGGACGAGCGGACGACCCGCTGGGTCACGGTCCGGGAGGCGGACTGTATCCCGCGAGAGGAGTGGCGATAG
- a CDS encoding glycosyltransferase family 2 protein has translation MDLSVVVPTLNGRDRLAACLDALAADAPDAEVIVVNGPSADGTTGMVRDRDDVDVLVEISDRTVNVARNAGIEAATGDAVALVDYDNRIEAGWRDAVAAGLDAAPVVSGPVTPIPPGETTPADADFDEGGGPDLPGDADADDPDEPERSRIAGRDVTYFEGGNVAFRRDALRDLDGFDEYLRVGGARDAAHRLARMDREVAWRPGLSARKELRNPTAADGGRSAREWGWKYRALAYRLLKNYGVRPSVLFRTGSHALSDAIGAAKDVARGESTPSRWAATGRDVLLGLTGGSSDGLVARRRDRSPARNPNGVSTRADRAVAKYDRRSGSDRGPAVEADGDERSGTE, from the coding sequence ATGGACCTTTCGGTCGTCGTCCCGACGCTCAACGGTCGGGACCGGTTGGCCGCCTGCCTCGACGCGCTGGCGGCCGACGCCCCCGACGCCGAGGTGATCGTCGTCAACGGTCCCTCGGCCGACGGCACGACCGGCATGGTTCGCGACCGCGACGACGTGGACGTGTTGGTCGAGATCTCCGACCGCACGGTGAACGTCGCCCGCAACGCCGGCATCGAGGCCGCGACGGGCGACGCGGTTGCGCTGGTCGACTACGACAACCGGATCGAGGCCGGCTGGCGGGACGCGGTCGCGGCCGGGCTGGACGCGGCCCCCGTGGTCTCGGGACCGGTGACGCCGATCCCGCCGGGCGAGACGACCCCCGCCGACGCCGACTTCGACGAGGGGGGCGGGCCGGATCTCCCGGGCGACGCGGACGCCGACGACCCCGACGAGCCGGAGCGCAGCCGGATCGCCGGTCGAGACGTCACCTACTTCGAGGGCGGCAACGTCGCCTTCCGGCGGGACGCCCTGCGCGACCTCGACGGCTTCGACGAGTACCTCCGGGTCGGCGGCGCGCGCGACGCCGCCCACCGGCTCGCGCGCATGGACCGCGAGGTGGCGTGGCGGCCGGGCCTGTCCGCGCGCAAGGAGCTTCGGAACCCGACCGCGGCCGACGGCGGGCGGAGCGCCCGCGAGTGGGGCTGGAAGTACCGGGCGCTCGCCTACCGGCTGTTGAAGAACTACGGGGTGCGCCCGTCCGTCCTCTTCCGCACCGGGTCGCACGCCCTGAGCGACGCGATCGGCGCGGCGAAGGACGTGGCCCGCGGCGAGTCGACCCCCTCGCGGTGGGCCGCGACGGGCCGCGACGTGCTGTTGGGCCTCACCGGCGGGAGCTCCGACGGACTGGTCGCGCGGCGGCGGGACCGGAGCCCGGCGCGGAACCCGAACGGCGTCTCGACGCGCGCGGACCGCGCCGTCGCGAAGTACGACAGGCGATCGGGGTCGGACCGCGGGCCGGCGGTCGAGGCGGACGGCGACGAACGGTCCGGGACCGAGTAG
- a CDS encoding alpha-amylase family glycosyl hydrolase, protein MYEPGPPRTTSVGESVELAPRSPDPDGTYRWTVRDAPADSTLSAGDGPDPDATGPPSSATTVGPDGAAPETGSAATTGSDDSTAAVLRAGETGRDDDPVVHLAPDAPGTYVLALDAPDGVHRQRVRVFPDERREADIRVPASDLDGSSGGESDDSESDDSETGDDEPGDEVDRVSLLWPLNENRLACDRAEREGDDWVARVRVPPGSHGFALVPDGDRGAAHHGVCEVPGPGRPRVSLDAAVVGTDDADETARLRLTAAVEPAPAVDGVARGGDPEALGATFLVDDRDADPDAVAGIESRADGRTLSVPLDALRGDGVDDAVRIHAVPHGERYGAAETVRAETGGDGDGATDADDIAVTDPHPTPPWAESPTIYEVFVRSFAGDTLPTTFREIERRVEYLDHLGVDALWLTPVLASPTDHGYHVTDYYDTAADLGSREAFESLVDACHDAGIRVIFDLVINHTSRDHPAFQLHSAGVDAYADHYRRTDAARDVTGIDWAELGDGDVPDYYFEWGRIPNLNYDSPTVREWLLDVVDEWAGVVDGFRADVAWGVPHGFWKEVADRVPDDVLLLDETLPHDPFYGEGEFHRHYDTSLYDTLRAVGAGEEPADAVETALARGEWLGFGEGGHEQMRYVENHDEDRYLAAYGRDALRAAAAVTFTLPGAPMIYAGQERGNETYRGPIRWHDGDNALTEFHRELAALRASEPLLREGGVTFGGRAAGVRVVGGDADRVTAYERTPPEGTETRGDDPDDRDALLVVVNFGAEPATVAVPDSVDADLFGDGSVRGGDEGDDGEAVVAVDSVTVLR, encoded by the coding sequence GTGTACGAACCCGGCCCCCCGCGGACGACGAGCGTCGGCGAGTCGGTCGAGCTCGCGCCGCGGTCCCCGGACCCCGACGGGACGTACCGGTGGACCGTCCGCGACGCCCCCGCCGACAGCACGCTGTCGGCCGGCGACGGCCCGGACCCGGACGCGACCGGCCCGCCGAGTTCGGCGACGACGGTCGGGCCGGACGGCGCGGCCCCGGAAACCGGCTCGGCCGCGACGACCGGTTCGGACGACTCGACGGCGGCGGTGTTGCGCGCGGGCGAGACGGGGCGCGACGACGACCCGGTCGTTCACCTCGCGCCCGACGCCCCCGGGACCTACGTCCTCGCGCTCGACGCGCCCGACGGCGTCCATCGCCAGCGCGTGCGCGTCTTCCCCGACGAGCGGCGCGAGGCGGATATCCGGGTCCCGGCGTCCGATCTCGACGGGAGCAGCGGCGGCGAGAGCGACGACAGCGAGAGCGACGACAGCGAGACCGGTGACGACGAACCGGGCGACGAGGTCGACCGCGTCTCGCTGTTGTGGCCGCTCAACGAGAACCGGCTCGCGTGCGATCGGGCCGAGCGCGAGGGCGACGACTGGGTCGCGCGAGTGCGCGTCCCGCCGGGGAGCCACGGTTTCGCCCTCGTCCCCGACGGCGACCGGGGGGCGGCCCACCACGGCGTCTGCGAGGTGCCCGGTCCCGGCCGGCCGCGAGTCTCGCTCGACGCCGCCGTGGTCGGGACCGACGACGCCGACGAGACCGCCCGGCTCCGCCTGACCGCGGCGGTCGAGCCGGCTCCGGCGGTCGACGGCGTGGCACGCGGCGGCGACCCGGAGGCGCTCGGCGCGACGTTCCTCGTCGACGACCGCGACGCCGATCCGGACGCGGTCGCGGGGATCGAGTCGCGGGCGGACGGCCGGACGCTCTCGGTCCCGCTCGACGCGCTCCGGGGCGACGGCGTCGACGACGCCGTCCGGATCCACGCGGTCCCGCACGGCGAGCGATACGGGGCGGCGGAGACGGTGCGGGCCGAGACCGGCGGAGACGGCGACGGGGCGACCGACGCGGACGACATCGCGGTCACCGATCCGCACCCGACGCCCCCGTGGGCCGAGTCGCCGACGATCTACGAGGTCTTCGTCCGGTCGTTCGCGGGCGACACGCTCCCGACGACGTTCCGGGAGATCGAGCGGCGGGTCGAGTACCTCGATCACCTCGGGGTCGACGCGCTCTGGCTCACCCCCGTCCTCGCCTCGCCGACGGACCACGGCTACCACGTCACCGACTACTACGACACCGCCGCCGACCTCGGCTCGCGCGAGGCGTTCGAGTCGCTCGTCGACGCGTGCCACGACGCCGGCATCCGCGTGATCTTCGACCTCGTGATCAACCACACTTCCCGCGATCACCCGGCGTTTCAGCTCCACTCCGCCGGCGTCGACGCGTACGCCGACCACTACCGGCGGACCGACGCCGCCCGCGACGTGACCGGGATCGACTGGGCGGAACTCGGCGACGGCGACGTGCCCGACTACTACTTCGAGTGGGGCCGCATTCCGAACCTGAACTACGACAGCCCGACGGTCCGCGAGTGGCTGCTCGACGTGGTCGACGAGTGGGCCGGCGTCGTCGACGGGTTCCGCGCCGACGTGGCGTGGGGCGTCCCGCACGGCTTCTGGAAGGAGGTCGCCGACCGCGTCCCCGACGACGTGTTGCTCCTCGACGAGACCCTGCCGCACGACCCGTTCTACGGCGAGGGCGAGTTCCACCGCCACTACGACACCTCGCTGTACGACACGCTCCGCGCGGTCGGCGCGGGCGAGGAGCCGGCGGACGCGGTCGAGACCGCGCTCGCCCGCGGCGAGTGGCTCGGGTTCGGCGAGGGTGGACACGAGCAGATGCGGTACGTCGAGAACCACGACGAGGACCGGTACCTCGCGGCGTACGGCCGCGACGCCCTCCGCGCGGCCGCGGCGGTGACGTTCACGCTGCCGGGCGCGCCGATGATCTACGCCGGACAGGAGCGCGGCAACGAGACGTATCGGGGTCCGATCCGGTGGCACGACGGCGACAACGCCCTCACCGAGTTCCACCGCGAACTGGCCGCGCTGCGGGCGTCCGAACCGCTGCTCCGCGAGGGAGGCGTGACGTTCGGCGGTCGCGCGGCCGGCGTGCGCGTGGTCGGGGGCGACGCCGACCGCGTCACCGCCTACGAGCGGACGCCGCCCGAGGGAACCGAAACTCGCGGTGACGACCCGGACGACCGCGACGCGCTCCTCGTCGTCGTCAACTTCGGCGCGGAGCCGGCGACCGTCGCCGTCCCCGACTCGGTCGACGCGGACCTGTTCGGGGACGGTTCGGTCCGCGGCGGGGACGAGGGCGACGACGGCGAGGCCGTGGTCGCCGTCGACTCCGTGACCGTCCTCCGGTAG
- a CDS encoding dihydrodipicolinate synthase family protein: protein MTILDLPHAAVSPPIVTPFTAADAAESDVDADALANHVDALVEAGIDGMVPCGTTGEFASLDDAERRTVVETVVDAADGRVPVIAGTADTSVSRVRDHLSAAAAAGADAGLVTLPYYHGSTSPDGQRAFVEAVTEDAPLPVLLYDIPATVGESLDVEVLADAAARESVVGMKDTTGDLTGLEAKLRETPDSFAVFQGVDAQLYPSASLGVDGGIHALSQVIPEAFVALGEAIRAGDDDRALALHRRAVAPLFERCADHGFAPAAKVGAAHRGFIPDPAVRPPLTLPDADAREAIRADVDAALDAV from the coding sequence GTGACGATACTCGATCTCCCGCACGCCGCCGTCTCGCCGCCGATCGTGACGCCGTTCACCGCCGCCGACGCCGCCGAGAGCGACGTCGACGCCGACGCGCTCGCGAACCACGTCGACGCGCTCGTCGAGGCCGGCATCGACGGGATGGTCCCCTGCGGCACGACCGGCGAGTTCGCTAGCCTCGACGACGCCGAGCGCCGGACCGTCGTCGAGACGGTCGTCGACGCGGCCGACGGTCGGGTGCCCGTGATCGCCGGCACGGCCGACACCTCGGTCTCGCGGGTGCGAGATCACCTGTCGGCCGCCGCGGCGGCCGGGGCCGACGCCGGGCTGGTCACACTCCCGTACTACCACGGGTCGACGAGCCCCGACGGCCAGCGGGCGTTCGTCGAGGCCGTCACCGAGGACGCGCCGCTCCCGGTCCTCCTGTACGACATCCCGGCGACGGTCGGCGAGTCCCTCGACGTCGAGGTCCTCGCCGACGCGGCGGCCCGCGAGTCCGTCGTCGGGATGAAGGACACGACGGGCGATCTCACCGGGCTCGAAGCGAAGCTCCGCGAGACGCCCGACTCCTTCGCCGTCTTTCAGGGGGTCGACGCCCAGCTGTACCCGAGCGCGAGCCTCGGCGTGGACGGGGGGATCCACGCCCTCTCGCAGGTGATCCCGGAGGCGTTCGTCGCGCTCGGGGAGGCGATCCGCGCCGGCGACGACGACCGGGCGCTGGCGCTCCACCGCCGCGCGGTCGCGCCCCTCTTCGAGCGCTGCGCCGACCACGGCTTCGCGCCCGCCGCGAAGGTCGGGGCAGCCCACCGCGGGTTCATCCCCGACCCGGCCGTGCGCCCGCCGCTCACGCTCCCGGACGCGGACGCCCGCGAGGCGATCCGCGC
- a CDS encoding MarR family transcriptional regulator: protein MSTSPAETADQERLSETEYRDRLRELPPSAKLVAKVLEGDAPLSQGGLAEESLLPDRTVRYALNRLEEEGLVDSRYSFKDARKQVYYLTV from the coding sequence ATGAGTACCAGTCCCGCGGAGACCGCTGACCAAGAGCGTCTGTCGGAGACCGAGTACCGCGACCGCCTGCGCGAGCTGCCTCCGAGCGCCAAGCTCGTCGCCAAAGTGCTGGAGGGCGACGCGCCCCTCTCACAGGGCGGCCTCGCCGAGGAGTCGCTGCTGCCGGACCGCACGGTCCGCTACGCGCTCAACCGCCTCGAAGAGGAGGGGCTCGTGGACTCGCGGTACAGCTTCAAGGACGCGCGCAAGCAGGTGTACTACCTCACCGTCTGA
- the hisF gene encoding imidazole glycerol phosphate synthase subunit HisF, translating to MGLTKRIIPCIDVDLDDEGDAAVYTGVNFENLEYTGDPVELAKKYNEAGADEFVFLDITASADGRETMLDVVNAVADECFIPLTVGGGIRTKADIKETLRAGADKVSITTGALERPELIEEGAAAFGSQCIVISVDARRRYDDAGDHFYEDEDGERVWFECTKKGGREGTGIDAVSWAKEAEERGAGELFVNSIDKDGTKDGYDVPLMKAVGEAVSTPLIASSGCGSPEDMYEVFTEANADAGLAASIFHFGDYSIEKTKAYLDERDVPVRR from the coding sequence ATGGGACTCACGAAGCGTATCATCCCCTGTATCGACGTCGACCTCGACGACGAGGGCGACGCCGCCGTGTACACCGGCGTCAACTTCGAGAACCTGGAGTACACCGGCGACCCCGTCGAACTGGCGAAGAAGTACAACGAGGCGGGGGCCGACGAGTTCGTCTTCCTCGACATCACCGCCAGCGCCGACGGTCGGGAGACGATGCTCGACGTGGTCAACGCGGTCGCCGACGAGTGTTTCATCCCGCTCACGGTCGGCGGCGGGATCCGCACCAAGGCGGACATCAAGGAGACGCTCCGGGCGGGCGCGGACAAGGTGTCTATCACGACCGGGGCCTTGGAGCGACCGGAGCTCATCGAGGAGGGCGCGGCCGCGTTCGGCAGCCAGTGCATCGTCATCTCGGTCGACGCCCGCCGGCGGTACGACGACGCGGGCGACCACTTCTACGAGGACGAGGACGGCGAGCGGGTGTGGTTCGAGTGCACGAAGAAGGGCGGCCGCGAGGGGACCGGGATCGACGCCGTCTCGTGGGCGAAGGAGGCCGAGGAGCGCGGCGCGGGCGAGCTGTTCGTCAACTCCATCGACAAGGACGGGACGAAGGACGGCTACGACGTGCCCCTGATGAAGGCGGTCGGCGAGGCGGTGTCGACCCCCCTCATCGCCTCCTCGGGCTGCGGGAGCCCGGAAGACATGTATGAGGTGTTCACCGAGGCGAACGCGGACGCCGGACTGGCGGCCTCCATCTTCCACTTCGGCGACTACTCCATCGAGAAGACGAAGGCGTACCTCGACGAGCGCGACGTGCCGGTCAGACGCTGA
- a CDS encoding DUF7551 domain-containing protein codes for MIGTTLLDIADHIESLAAADGEFSLVCARYGDRPVPAAGLRFDSRETARAAARATEQYRDALRRYDPRLPFYDVVVRQEFAGPEPPSTDERADDARRFAPPLGDRATDELSDRVVDGAAGGSRRGDRDGRGSPLPRSAGDSPERGRHRDRVEFCHAAAAATFEALSAGGHDRAESAVMDAYFALAERRSDPDDLCLCLLEAMATALERHLDPETQAAVLSAAADRLSDPEQSPAADRPSSDPDLSASSAADPSEPSDPVTAAFDRLAAVGLVDGYERVVPEERSPELRSSASDGGTVRVSGYALSPTDGRLPTLPVALAVTRRDPRGRPAGVALLAAGSEETGPDWRFRVAHDDPVRDGGPVTAPIPSEE; via the coding sequence GTGATCGGAACCACGCTACTGGACATCGCGGACCACATCGAGTCGCTCGCGGCCGCGGACGGCGAGTTCTCGCTCGTCTGCGCGCGGTACGGCGACCGGCCGGTCCCCGCCGCCGGACTGCGGTTCGACAGCCGGGAGACCGCCCGCGCGGCCGCCCGAGCGACGGAGCAGTACCGCGACGCTCTCCGACGGTACGACCCGCGGCTGCCCTTCTACGACGTCGTCGTCAGACAGGAGTTCGCCGGCCCGGAGCCGCCGTCGACGGACGAGCGGGCCGACGACGCGCGCCGTTTCGCCCCGCCCCTCGGCGACCGAGCGACCGACGAACTCTCCGATCGCGTCGTGGACGGCGCGGCCGGGGGATCGCGCCGCGGTGACCGCGACGGTCGAGGGTCGCCGCTCCCCCGGTCCGCCGGCGACTCCCCGGAACGCGGTCGGCACCGCGACCGCGTCGAGTTCTGTCACGCCGCGGCGGCGGCGACGTTCGAGGCGCTCTCTGCCGGCGGCCACGACCGCGCCGAGTCGGCGGTGATGGACGCGTACTTCGCGCTCGCGGAGCGGCGCTCCGACCCGGACGACCTCTGTCTCTGCCTCCTCGAAGCGATGGCGACGGCGCTCGAACGCCACCTCGATCCCGAGACGCAGGCGGCGGTGCTGTCCGCGGCCGCCGACCGGCTCTCCGACCCTGAACAGTCGCCCGCCGCCGATCGGCCGTCGTCGGATCCCGATCTGTCGGCGTCGTCGGCCGCCGATCCGTCGGAGCCGTCGGACCCGGTGACCGCGGCGTTCGACCGACTCGCGGCGGTCGGGCTCGTCGACGGGTACGAGCGCGTCGTCCCCGAAGAACGGTCTCCAGAGCTCCGGTCTTCGGCCTCGGACGGCGGGACGGTCCGCGTCTCGGGGTACGCGCTGTCGCCGACCGACGGGCGTCTCCCGACGCTCCCGGTGGCGCTGGCGGTGACGCGACGGGACCCGCGGGGACGGCCCGCGGGGGTCGCGCTCCTCGCGGCCGGGAGCGAGGAGACCGGCCCGGACTGGCGGTTCCGGGTCGCTCACGACGACCCCGTCCGCGACGGCGGTCCGGTGACCGCGCCGATCCCCTCGGAAGAATAG